GGGAAAGGTGTCTGAAGGTATCATAGAGGGTGAAGCCTTGTCTTTGCAAGCGCAGAATTTTACTTTCATTCTCCGGTGGGAAGTCatagggtgggggtggagggattaAGCTGGAATAGTCAATGACCAGCTTTGAAAGACAGATTTCTCTGAGTCAACGAGAATATTGGCATGGAGGGGtgccagcctgggaaagatgacaaggaactgaaatgaggccagagaatcaGGACTGGAAAGGTGAGAAAGGGATGGAGACGTTTGAGTGGCAGACGGGAAAAATCAACCTCATCTCATCAGCAGGGATAACCATAAATTTACTAACAGGAAGGAACTATGCAAAGCACTTTGTACATATATTGATTAATTCTGTGGACCACATCAGGAGGACGGACAATGCCATCCCACTCTGTAGGGAAAGATACCAGCATTGATAAATTCTGTCATTATTAGCAACATGGGTGGaagtggaggtcattatgttgagtgcaataagccaggcacagaaaacatTTACATGGGAGCCCAAAATCAGGATCTCTTGGAGGTAGTGAATAGAATGGCagttaccagaagctggaaagggTAGTGCAGAGAGAAGGATGAAAGCCAGTTGCTTGTGGGCACAAAATTACAGTTAGATGGCAGGAATAAGATCTACTGTTCCACAGCACAATAGGATGACTAtacttaataataatatattatatatttctaaacaGATAGAAGAGAAGATATAGagtgtttccaacacaaagaaatgatgaatgtttGATGGGGCAGGTATGCCACTTACCCAGATTTGATCACTAtgcattgtatgcttgtatcaaaatatcatgtgcaccccataaatatgtacaattacaatACCCAGATtggattattatgcattgtatgcttGCATCAAAGTACCACATGTAGCCCacaaatatgtgcaattattacatatttataaaaattttaaaataatttagaatgacTTTGTAGGCTTTTCCAAGTCCAACAGCAGGTACAGAGCAGatgcaaaattataaatttcttttctgatgATAGATGTTTTGCATTTACAAACACGTACAAGTTGGAACATTCGATGACCAGCTTTGAAAGATAGATTTCTCTGAATCGATGAGAATATTGGCATGGAGGGGTGCCAGCCTGGGATAGATGACAAGGACCTGaaatgaggccagagaattgGGACTGGAAAGGTGAGAAAGGGATGGAGACATTTGAGTAACAGATGGGAAAAATGAGAGGTAGAAGAAAAACAGCCTCATCTCTTCACCAGTGATAACCATTCATTTAGGAATAAGAAAGAGTTATGCAAAGTTTTTTCACATacattgttttgcatttactatagtttacacaaatattttacaattgCATCTTAAATACTCCCCGCCCACTTTTATTGGACTTTGTGTGATTCCTTTTGTGAACTGTGGGTTTAttcccttttccccttttctcttggAGTGTTTAATCTGTAAGACATCTTGACACTATAAAGGTATCACTTtgtattaattaataattattctgGGCATTGGGGTATATAAGCAGGGTTGAAAAGTTGCCAGAAATGAGGAAGCTTTTTTCATCACAGTCTCTCATCAACCACCTGTGTCCATCATGCCTATTATTCATCTCTTTTGTTATGCagcagatttttatatattttgttaaatacaaGGTACAAAATGATGACGTAAAACGGAGCCCCATGTTTACACATCCATGGGAAGCTTACAGCCTGGAATTTGCTGCCCTGTTTACATTCTTGGGGCCACATTAATAGAGGGCTGAGAACCACTTGGGGAGACGGGGCTGTCAGTGTCTTGAAGTTTCAGCAGCAGCAGGGAGACCAACTGGTTCCTCAACACCCCGACACCACCTCTCATCACTCTCCCTCCTTCTCATCCTCCTCACTACATTGGCTCCTATTTGAGCCTTCATTATCTGAAACAAGAACCTCCCTCAGGCCCTTGCCCTAGTCATTCCCTCCACCAGGCACAGACTTCCTCACATAACCTCCGGGCTCCCACCCACTCTTCCTTGAGGTCTCTGTTGAAATGTCACCTGGTCTGTTGGTCTTGCCTGGACACCTATAAAAAATAGCAGCCccgtgccgggcacggtggctcgagcctgtaatcccagcactttgggaggccgaggcgggtggatcacgagatcgagagatcgagaccatcctggtcaacatggtgaaaccccgtctctactaaaaatacaaaaaaattagctgggcatggtggcgcgtgcctgtaatcccagctactcgggaggctgaggcaggagaattgcctgaacccaggaggcggaggttgcggtgagccgagatcgcgccattgcactccagcctgggtaacaagagcgaaactctgcctcaaaaaaaaaaaaaaaaaaaaaaaaatagcagcccCTAACCATTCTCTTTgatgtgctttcatttctttctaagcACCATCTAACACATCAGATGATGATGTCTTTATCAGCTCATGGTCTTTCTCCATCATTGGATAGTAAGAACATCAGTTTCTCAGCACCCTACACTCATTAGCTAGACAGTTCCTGGAACATGGTCAGCACACAATCAATATTACTCAAGTGCTTGAAAGAATTTCTCATTAAACAATACACAACCTCCTAGGGAAAGGTTGAGCATAGCACAGGAATTTTCAATCAGAGACAGCTCTGAAGAGCACAGAAATTGAGACAAGTTccataaacaaaatatagaaatgagTATCTTGACTGCAAAATATAAATGGTTGCCTTTCAGCAATGCAAGTGATGCCCTTTTGAATGAAACTTAGTCatgttctctttctctgactAGTAGTCACCTAAACCACATGGAACCCATGAATGATACAAGGATTTTAGGATTTCTTCTTCTGGGACTTTCAGAGGAACCAGAATTGCAGCCCGTTATCTTTGGACTCTTCCTCTCCATGCATCTGACAACTGCGTTTGGAAACCTGCTCATCATCCTGGCCATCAGCTCTGATTCCCACCTCCATACCCCCAtgtacttcttccttttcaacctGTCCTTTGTAGACATCTGTGTTACCTCCACCACGATTCCAAAGACACTATCAAACATCCAGACACACAGCAAAGTCATCACCTATGCAGGCTGTGTCACCCAGTTGTACTTTTCTGTACTCTTTATAGGGTTGGACAGCTTACTCCTGACCGTGATGGCCTATGACCGATTTGTGGCCATCTGTCACCCCCTGCGCTACATGGTCATCATGAACCCTCAGCTCTGTGGACTGCTGGTTCTGGTGTCCTGGATCATGAGTGCCCTGCATTCCTTGACAGAAAGCTTAATGGCATTATCACTGCTCTTTTGTACAGACTTGAAAATCCTCCACTTTTTCTGTGAACTTAATCAGATAATCCACATTGCCTGTTCTGACACCTGTCTTAATAACCTGGTGATGTATTTGTCAGCTGTGCTGCTGGGCGGTGGTCCTCTCGCTGGGATCCTGTACTCTTACTCTAAGATAGCTTCCTCTATACGTGCAATCTCATCAGCTAAGGGGAAGTACAAGGCATTTTCCACCTGTGCATCTCACCTCTCAGTTGTCTCCTTATTTTATTGTACAGGCCTAGGGGTGTACCTGAGTTCTGCTGCAACCCACAACTCACTCTCAAGTACAGCAGCCTCGGTGATGTACACTGTGGTCACCCCCATGCTGAACCCCTTCATCTACAGCCTGAGGAATAAAGACATAAAGGAGGCTGTAAGACAATTcttcagaaggaagaaataaaaggagcATCTTTCGAGAAGTGCATGTGATTTCAAAGCTCTAACCTTCAGACTTAGACATTGTGATTCACGAATCAGACAGTGGAAGGAAAAAGTCCTGCTTCTCTTCAATTTCTAGAGTTTGAATTTCCTTGTTCTTGAGTGCTGTGTAGGTTTTATGCCATTTCTTTAGAAAGCTTTCTGCTCTGATATCCAACcagttttttctttgtcattgttCTAATTTCCCAGTTATTTCCAAACTAGAGTAAAAAAACCTCTCGGAGATTCCTATTTGTTTAATACACTAGAGAGTTGTATCCATCCTAAAAATCAATGGCAGCTGGCTACTGTAAGGTCATTAGCATAATTACATTGTAGATGAATATCTGAGATCACGGTTTTTCACATCTGAGTCCCTCACTTCTTTCTCTGTCATTACCTTGACTGCTCTTCCTGACGATGTAAACTTTACCATGCTAGTGTGTTCGTACATTGTTACAGCATTCTATTCTCCTCATTAGCATCCTGTGCTCTATCCAGCTCAGTGTACACACTGCCTGCTATATTCCCTGGTAAAGTGAAGGAAGGCAAATACTACATATGAAATGCATGTTCCTAGTGTAGTCTACACAAAAAGACACATTTGAATCAATCTGTTGACTTCATATGGCCTCAAGATTCAGAGATGACCTTAAATATAACGGACTAAAATTTTCAGTCATGCAATGATTACCATGGAAGATTTGTTTTTGATGGTGTAGGTATAGtttgtgtctctacccaaatctcatcttgaattgtagctcctataatttcCACATGCCATGAGAGGGGCCCGGTGGGAGGTTATTGAATCTTGGCAGTGGGGTTTTCTTCTGTTGTTcacatgatagtaagtctcatgagatatgatggttttataaaggggagttcccctcacattctctcttgcctgccaccatgttaaGACatgtcttttgccttctgccatgattgtgaggcctccgcatctacatggaactgtgagtccattaaaactcttttcctttataaattacccattcttaggcatgtctttatcagcagcatgaaaacggactaatacagtgtACATCTACTCATTAAAGTGTGGAAGCCTGTTGTCTGTGGGTACTGAGGTTTGTTCATTTAGTTAAAGATTTGGTGTCATGATCTATATTTTTTGATTGCATCATCTTACTGTTTGTGATAAAAAGTTTCCAGTGCTACAAATGTGATTTCTTGCATTGTTCTAAAAATATCCCTTCCTTTAGGAAATTGTGTCATAGCATTAAACTGGAGGTAAGTGAAGAATGTGTGTATTTACTGCATTATCACTTGCTTTGTCTCTTTTATACTTCAAACTTTCTTCAGTCTTCATGAGCAAATGATGACTCACACAAgagcttgaatttcttcccagtaTTGCATGTAAGATTAGAGACTTGTGATTCAAGACGGCAATTTGTTTCAGCAAAAATATATGGGTCCTGCCCAACTCTCCTGGTTACCTAGAAGGAATCTAAAAGTAGTCTTCTTATGATACAGTTATctgaagtaaatataaatatccaTATAATTAAGGTCCCTGCCTTCAAATATCAGAAAAAGCACCAAAATATATGAGCCAGCAGAATATTCTAAATACACTGAACCCAATACAAAATTTACAAAAGGATCGgacaccttaaaaaaaagaatattcccaATATCTTTAGTTACGCTGCTTTGATTATTGTATCAGTAATCTAATCCTGCATAACAAAACATCCCAATAATAAATGGTTTAaagtcatgctttaaaaaaatcacatcagagtctttattgttttctcattGGGAATTAGGACATATATATCCTGGATAGGACAAAAATATTCACCATAGGACTATCCAAACCTAGTTAGTTCTTGAATGTTGAACAGTAGGgacaatttttttaacttttattttagattcaggggtacgtgtgcaggttaCCTGTATAAGCGAATTGTATGTGGTGAGGGTTTGATGTACGGAGTATTTTGTCACCCAGTTAAGCATATATGATAGACTGGGTTTTTTTATCCTCACTCTCCtaccaccctccaccctccaggagGTCCCAGTGTCTGCtgctcccttctttgtgtccatgtgttctcattatttagctcccacttgtaaatgacaacatgtggtgtttggttttctgttcctacattagtttgcttagtattatggcctccagctccaatccacattgctgcaaagggCAAGGTCTCGTTCCTTTTGATGACtctatagtattccatgttgtataggTACTAcatcttctttattcagtctaccattgatggacattcaagttgattccatgtctttgctatcgtaatGGGAAATCCTTCATGAAATTGGTGTAGGCAATGATGTTTGAATAAGACCTCAAAACACagataacaaaaatacaaatagacaaatggggtgacatcaaactgaaaagcttgTGCACAGCAAATACAATGACTGACAGGTTGAAGAAACAAgcttcagaatgggagaaaatatttccaaactataTATTCAAAAAGGGAACATTCAGAATATATGaaaaactcaatagcaagaaacaaataaaaactcaagcaaaaaaaataataaatgggcaaaagacctgaggagatatttttttcaaataaaacatacaaatagccaaaaatacatgaaaagtgctcaaaatcactaatcaccaagaaaatgcacatcaaagccacaatgagataccacctcatctcattagaatggctattatcaaaaagacaggaaaagaataataatcccacctactccagaggctgaggctggagaatcacttgaacccacgaggtggaggtttcagtgagccaagattgccccactgcactccagcctgagcgacaagagcgaaactccatccaaaaaaaaaaccagaaagaataataacaatggctgacaagaatgtggagaaagataaaatattgcaTATTGTTAGTggaatgtaaatgagtacaaCCAATATGAAAAACAGTACAGAGGTTcctaaaaaaagtaaagatagaaCTAGAACATGATTCAGCAATGCTACTACTGGTATTTATCCAAAGTATATGAcaacagtatatcaaagagatatctgcacactCACATTTAttacagcaccattcacaataaccaagacatGAAATTAGTCTAAGTGTCCATCCATGGATGAATGAAATTTTATATGTGGTACATCTAcacaatggaaaaatattcagcCATATACAAGAAGGAAATCCTGTGATCTGTAACAAAACGAATGAACCTGAAGGACAtcgtgttaagtgaaataagccagatacagaaagacaaataccacttGACATCATTTACAGAGGAATTGATCTCATAAAATTAGCGAATAAAATAGTAACTACCAGAAGCTGGGACAGTTGTggaaggaggggtggggagacGTTTTTCAAAGGATACTAAATTGAAGTTAGAAGGAATAACCTCATAAGATACAGAGTACAACATGAATACTTCATACTTAATGATAATATATC
This genomic interval from Saimiri boliviensis isolate mSaiBol1 chromosome 14, mSaiBol1.pri, whole genome shotgun sequence contains the following:
- the LOC101032386 gene encoding olfactory receptor 7A10, producing the protein MEPMNDTRILGFLLLGLSEEPELQPVIFGLFLSMHLTTAFGNLLIILAISSDSHLHTPMYFFLFNLSFVDICVTSTTIPKTLSNIQTHSKVITYAGCVTQLYFSVLFIGLDSLLLTVMAYDRFVAICHPLRYMVIMNPQLCGLLVLVSWIMSALHSLTESLMALSLLFCTDLKILHFFCELNQIIHIACSDTCLNNLVMYLSAVLLGGGPLAGILYSYSKIASSIRAISSAKGKYKAFSTCASHLSVVSLFYCTGLGVYLSSAATHNSLSSTAASVMYTVVTPMLNPFIYSLRNKDIKEAVRQFFRRKK